Below is a genomic region from Pleuronectes platessa chromosome 5, fPlePla1.1, whole genome shotgun sequence.
GCAGGCCTCGCTGGTGTCAGTAAAAGCTGTCCCCAGGTGCTGACTCTGTTTTTATCTCCTCTTTCCTGTCTAAAAGCCTATTTCACCAACTCCTATTTCAGCTCCCCCTGTTACTGGAGTTATCAATGAAGCCCATGTGCACCGACGCGTGTCAGCGAAGCGTCTGTATCCTGTTCACACCTTAGAAGGATTTACAGAAGCTTGTATCTCAAAGACACCCATCAAAATGAGGGCTGTCACGCTCCTGTAGTTAGGACAGAAACTAAATCTGCTTTTGACTTGTTCTTTATCTCTTTTCTTTTAGTGTTCCCTCTCActcatttcttgtttttgttctatTTAACTCATTAATATCCATTGAATTCACAGACttatttttgctcctgagttaAGATTGGGGTTTTAAACTcacttctttatgagcagagaatgaaagaCACTTGAAAAACCACAAAACTTTTTATAAATCTGAGGTAgattaatgatgtgttttagcCCCTCACTGCGCTTACACAATGTTTAAAAGTATATTGATATACATTTAAACCTTATTGCAATTGCTGAACATTAAACTGTGCTAATTCATTTATCAGTTAGTTACTGATTGATCGGAGAAGAACAGTTAGTGtgcagtgtgtttttattctggAAATAACTCTGTGATTGAACCATATACAAAAATGTGcttgtaaaattaaaaaaatgagtTGGAAGAGCTCAGGAACTGCTGAGGTCTGTGAGGATTATCTGTGACTATTTCCTCAGTGAAGATATTGATAAATGTGGATTTGAACCAggtgtttgttttgattgtgaACATTTCAACTTATCTCGCTTTccattctttctctcctttcgtCGTCGCCCCCAGCGAACGAGTCCAGGCGCTGCGCTACCTCCAGCTGACGAGGCAGTTGATGTCGTGCTCGGCCGACGGAGGCATGGCAGTGTGGAACATGgacacaaagagagaagaggTTAGCATTCTGTTGTGACCTGTGATAACCAATCACAGGTTGTACCAATACAATCAGATACAGCATTTACTGTGTGATAAACGCTTAAATACCCTATATAAGTAATATATAAGTGTCCCTATTACTGATTGACAAGTTCCCTGACGCGTTCCCTGACGCGCTCCCTGACCAGTCAGTAGAATGGTCAAAGTATTAGAAGTTTTCTTTCTCAATTTTTTGGGTGTCTCAGTCCTGGTGAATATGATTTTGAAGCTCTAAGAGAgttaatttacatatttaattGTAACCTTAATTTGTCCTTTTCTCTGCAGGCGCCTCAGTGGTTGGACAGCGACTCATGTCAGAAGTGTGAGCAGCCTTTCTTCTGGAACATCAAGCAGATGTGGGACACTAAGACTATGGGGCTCAGACAGGTAGGAGAGTGTGATCAGTGTCCTGGTCACTTCCTCAGTCAGGAGTCATTCTGACGTTTGGGTGTGTTTCCTTTCTACAGCACCACTGCAGGAAGTGCGGCAAAGCTGTGTGTGGAAAATGCAGCACCAAACGCTCCACGTTTCCAATCATGGGCTTTGAATTCCCTGTGCGGGTGTGTGACGCCTGCTTTGACACCATCAAAGAGGAAGAGTGAGTGCAGGGCTTCTCTAAAAACCTGTATAATGCAATTTAGTCCCACTGCACTCCTGTTTCCAGAGCACTGAGGGCAACTCGGATTTAAtggtgtctttgtgtgtatctgtctgtgtgtgtttgtgtgtgtttgtgtgtgtgtggtgcagtcGAACAGCATTGGCCTCGTTCCACGAAGGGAAGCACAACATCGCTCGCATGGACATGGACCCATCCAGAGGCCTGATGGTCACTTGTGGAAGCGACCGCATTGTTAAGGTCAACAACAGCTCTTTGATACCAGATAACCGGTGCATGTGTCAAACACTGAAGCCTTCAGACTCTCCAACCAAAACCAATCAAATCAATATCATTGctttcacactgctgctgctgctgttgctgcaggCAGTCCTAAATTCAAaagaagaatatatatatttgctaaTAATCATTAATGATCACTTTGttccagattttttatttttaggattTTGCCTCAATTTTTATTTCAAGgacttgagtttttttttctttgatgacTTAACTCAGTTTTTGTGCAATCGTAAAACACTCTTTTtctattatataaaatgttactGACCATCAGTGtaaaaaaatgaacagaatAACTGATAATAATTGTTGTTTGGCACATgtacatgttttcatttgttcttcacatttattgtatatttaactCCATTGTATTACTTAGTGTAAATAATCCGTCAAAAATCATTAAGATTCAGCTCTAGCAACAATGAATGCACAGCTCTGTACCAGGCCTCCTCCGTCACCATTATTGGCTGTTTTGTCTCCACAGATCTGGGATATGACGCAGGTGGTTGGCTGTAGCTTAGCAACAGGCTTCTCTCCACGCTGATTGACCCAGCCCactacagccccccccccccccgctgcggCCACTCTTCCAGTTTCATTTAAACCCCTCTGTAAACCACATCTCCCCACTGCACCTGGGATCTTCAGCTACATCCTGGCCTGCTTTGGGTGAATgttccagtgtgtgtgcgtttgcatgtatgtgtgtgtttgtgagagtatgtttttgtgtgtgtatgtgttgtagCCCTCCACATTCCTTTTGCTTCTCATCAAGGAATCTTTAATTTCACTGTCAGTGTGGTActgactttttactttttttgctGATCTGAAACAGAACCCTAAGCACaatggtgtgtatgtgtgtgagtgcttgtATTGTAATCGTTTCTCTAATGGGAGAGACAGAATTGATATTGGTGTTTACATTCAATATATCTTTTGACAAAGGTCATTTTTTATTACCCTTGCACTGTAAAATCGCAGGCCAACCCTTCCTGTAAAAACACACTACCTTCTCTTCCTTAATGTAATGGCCCACTAACTGCATTTTACTCCGTTTaacatgtacaaaaaaaactaatcaTTTGTATATAGCTCTACATTGTGTACAATAGATAGTTGCTTGAAATGACTCTCACTGATCAAAGTGATCagctttttctgtctctttcttcctctatGGTTTATTTCACTAGCTGGCCTTAAATCTCTCTCAGGAGGTTTTACATCACTAGGTTGTCACTGGGCGGGGGGGGCTCTTCATGTTAGTCGTCACTGTTGTGTGATTGTGAGATACATCAGGCGTGATAAGAGACCGGCATCTTTCTCGATAGACAACGGAAATCTCCTGATTAACAAAAAGATGCTGCGGCAGGAAGTTGATGCAATCGTCAGATGCTTGCATGGCAGCACCGATCCAGCCTCCACCTTAATATCTTGTGTGAGCCAGGGAGATAAAAATTTGAATATGTTGCTATACATGAGGACATTTATTTGCACTATTGGGTCGAGACCTTCTCCGCAGTTTTCCTTTGacacatgaacaatgcagcaggagattctccacctAGACGAGTTCACAACACAGAAATGTTGGaggtggtgcagcagacagaggcaggatctAAAGTATCTGCTGTCGAGATCACGTTTGAATCCTGTGGAGGATCTCTTGCTGTGTTTCCACATTAGCTCAGTTTTACCGGGGGGCTGACAGGAGAAACTTCTTCTTCGTTCtaacatacagcccctctggataatgTTCATAGATTACCCAGAGTTCTGTGCATTGAAGACTTCCTGTTACAGCCATCCAGGAGTGTATCAGTGGGATTACAATTCAAGATTTGATTTGGTGTTTGACTTGTGACAATTTCaactttgtgttttcaattttatttagaggtaattcaaaaaaatatatatagcacAGCATTACCCTCTCGGAAAACCTATGTAGGTAGATACCAAACAAAGCACTCGTGGTGTCAATCCTATAATGCCTCGTGAGAATTATTTTTCATCTGtaatttgaaaaatattaatattaataaagtttCTTTGGTATAAAATTTAATTTCCTTCCACCGTAAAGGCGCATGGTTACTGGGCAGTCGCCCAACTCACCTGAATAAGGATATAAAAAGCCTTAAAGAGACAAGGACACATACAACGTTTAGAGGTTGGTCACTCAGTGCTCAGTGCTTCTGAATATGTCCTTTGCTTTTCATCTCTGCCTGTTGCgagctcccccccaccaccaccaccaccacacacacatctgttatCAAGGATTTCTCATAACCCTCACCAGAGCACTGAATTGCACAACTCGGTTGTCTTTTGTCTTTGAATCAAACAGAACCTTTTTGTTCGATGTGGCGTCCTTGTAAATAGCGGCTAATATCGCCTGATGATAGACTGATGCTTGCCTTATTGTTAGCGAGGAAAAATGAGCATTAATATGTTGGGATTTCTGATTTCAAAACTGCAGTCACATTCCAGTTCTTTGTTCATGtagtgtatatttatatttgtagtaAAGTCTTTATCTATTATCACTCTTAAGTGgttgttttactttttctttgtaCCAGTCCAATAGTCTTTATTTCCTTGTAGTCACAAACCAGAAATGTTGGACGCTCCTTAATGAAGCAAAGGAAAACTCAATGAACTGCAGTGTCAGATCTGCTGTATTTAACCTCTTCATATGGCCTGAGATTAACTGGTTGATAATCATCTTGACAGCAAATTGCCCAAGATAAACTCCAAGGATGTGACGTATGTGCTCGATCCCGAGTGCCTTTCCTCAGCACCTCTTTTCTGCTACTGAGCAAACCGTTCTGTAACTAACTTTAGTTTAGAAGTGGAGTATGGTCCATTGTGTCAGGAATCAGCCAGATAAACACATAATCTTCATAAGAACAATAAACAATGTACAAAAAAACTATTAGTGTCACAGACCTGTCTTATTGCTAAAATTAGAGCATCCGAGGatgctcgctcgctcgctcgcacCTGAATAAGCATCATGATGGTGACTGCAGTTCACTTAATGGCCACCAAATATTATTCTAGGTATAGCAATTGATTATTTCAGCTTGTAAACAAAACATTCACCTCAAGCTACCATTAAGTTGAAAAACTAACATTAATTTAGAGCTGTGTTTGTGGTGATCTAGTTTCATAGCTCTTCACTGGCTAGTCGCTAATTTAGCCTGTTTGCCATTTTAACACCTGGAATACAGTGGATTCCTCATAAGTCTtttccaagaaaaaaaaaggtcaaaaaaGTAACGAGTTAAAATTAGAAAGTTGCTTTAAATCATCAAATGTGTGATAGCTCTCTGTGGGATCATCACCAGTAGTGACATAATTAATATTACACATACTTATTTGAGCCATTGTTAGTATAAAACTATCAAGAGATGATGCTTTAAAGTCTTTTTATGTTCTTTAGACTCCTCTTCAATTTTATATGGCAACTTTAATTAGCTGAAGTGTCTGTTAGTTGGTCGATAGTACTGGTAAACTGATCTCATCCCAGCTCCCAGTGGGAGTAAAAACTAATTCATGCAAGACCTCATAGGGGATCTACAGGGTTATTAAACATATTCTGATATGTTTATGTGATTGCTTTTCTTTAAGCAGCACAATGACACAGGAAAATTagtaatgatttttttattgaagcATACGTTTACAAGACAACCTCACACCAGTGAGTAAAAGGCCTTTTTAAAGGTGTTGGGCAGATAAATACATAGGTTTAATTGCACATGTGAAGTGATGCTGCTGTGTGGTGTGAGGCACACTGCTAATGGAGAGAACACTTCATCTCCAGCCTGAGCTCAACCTGCACAGTACAGACGCTGCACTATAGCAAATACATGAGTTACTTACATAGCTGTTCAGTGTACATGATACATGTTAATTATTCGGACATCAGACTGAGCACATGACAGGTATCTTGAGTTTATAATGGAGTGACTAAGGTCACATCAGATTCCCATCTGATCGACAACGTTCATAAAGCCATAGCAACAGACTGGATGGTTGTTTGTGTAACCTCATAAAACACACTGAAAGCAGCCTCAATATCAACCACTCATAAAAGTCTAAAGGTTTTCATCCCTATAAGGTCAAGCTCAcagtaagaaaaacaaacttttcaTATAAATAGTTAAAAAGCGTGTTAAACCCTTGGTTACAGGTGAGTTTAGTCTGTCTGGTTTCCATTTGTCCCTTTCTAGAACAGACCAAATCTGTTTCAAACACTCCAAATGCTTTGTGGACAACAGAAGCAGATCTTCTCTGTTAACTGATGGCGTTAGTACTGGTCCTGGACGTTATGACCAGTGTCCCGGTGCCTCAGTGAGGCTGGAATGTCTTGGCCAAGTCCTCCAGCAGAGACATTAACTTCAGCTCCTCCTGGGGGGAGCTGTGGGACCAGGCCAGCGGCAGGTGGGTGGGCACCATCTTTCGgtctaaacacaaacaacatgttAACATCAAGGTCTGTTTGTTGActcaaatacatgttttaatcCCTAGTGTGCTTCTAATGTTAAGGGACACTAACCCTTGCATGGTGTCACGGAGCAGACGTGTGGTATCAGAGGGTCAACATtgatgtggtgtgtgtttaaaaGGCAATAAAGGTCATGTGACACATCAAATCAAGTGCAAACACAGGATTCATTTTCAATCCTCATCTCCAATGGCAACAGACTCAGCCAGGCATCTCTCTTGTAGCTGagacccaacacacacacagcagggttTCTGCAGGGTTCACCAATTTAAATGGCAGGCTTTTTAATGCCACACGAAATACGATGTCACATCTGTTTTAAGATGTATGATTAAAAGCCAGAGAAGATGTGGCCTagaattatttgtgtgtgtgtgtgtgtgtgtgtgtgtgtgtgtgtgtgtgtgtgtgtgtgtgtgtgtgtgtgtgtgtgtgtgtgtgtgtgtgtgtgtgtgtgtgtgtgtgtgtgtgtgtgtgtgtgtgtgtgtgtgtgtgtgcgcgcgcctATAGAGGCACTGTATTCTATGGCAGTATCTGGCACCAAGAGCAGTCCACTCCAGCTGCAATGGACACAGGCcaaaccctcacacacacacacaccatacccACCCCATCCAACCCACAGCTGACAAACACATAATTCAGCCAGCAGTCCTCCATCCTGACCTTTCTCCCCATTCTTAAGGTTTTTTGAAGTCTTGGATGATTCAAATTTgacctctctctgttttgtgAAAACTTTCTTTCAAAAAGTCCCTAttaaacaaactcacacacacatacaaagcaTTTGAGTTTGTTCACATTTTGCATCATACCCTGATAGAAGCGTCCACTAGGGTTTTTGGCTGTGGCCTCAGAGACAGCCAGCCACACCACTGTGTCAGCCCCCTGCTCAGGGGTTCGCAGACTCTCCTTCATGGAGCGATGAAAGTCTGGCATGGCATTGGCCACCGCtggggcagagagacagagccacagagcgagacacacacaaatgggtAATTATTAGAGAAGAATAaggattcaattttttttgttaaatttgtCCAAAGGGTGGTTGCAGTTAATTCAAGTATGTGTGAGTGGCCGGTACCTGGGGTGTCCACCCAGCCAGGATGCATGACGGAGAAGTGGATGTTTGTGTGAGTCTTTGCCAGCTGCTCTGTCAGCACCACCTGCTGcctctggaacacacacacacacacacacacatacacactaagtAAGTAGGTAGAGCACACAAATCTCATTGACGTGCCACTGTTAATTAAACCAAACTTCTTTTATCTTCACTTTTAGTCATCACACCGGTGTCCTTGCTGCTCTCTGTGACATCACATAGAACAGGATTTATCTGACATTAACTTTTGAAGAAGAATCTCTGGGAAGTTTTGCACTGAAACTCATATTTGTCAGATTTATGATACATATGCAACATGTGTGCATTTGTCCATTTTAAACCTTAAGCCTCTTCCAGCATTTTCATGCATAATTGAATTTGATCAAAATGTAACCACACCATTATTACTTCTAATGAGTTTTACAGTCGTTTATAACAAGGGGAAACCAAACACTCATCTGATTCATGGATGATCTCTAAGAACAATAAAGGGCTCAGCTGCAATAACTACTGCAAACATCTACCCTGCGGTCCATGTTTTTCTCTCTACATGAAATGAAACTGTCTGTTTCCTGAGGACTGAGAGTCTCTGCAGTGCGTTAACTCACTGATCTGCGGGTTCAGGCTCACTCCTTACTTTGTGCTGGGCGTAGACCATGGTGCCATCGTAGCGGCCCATGTCAGACTGGAGGTTTCCTGTCCTGAGCTTCTGCACCAGCATTCCCCCGGAGGACACGCTGATCTGAACGTGAAGGAAACAGGTCCTGTTGTCAAATCTAATTCCATATTATTTTTAACATCCTGTCATTTAATCCTCACTTACATTACGGTGGTGCATAGTTCCTTCAGTACTTTTATTAACTTGGCAAGGACTacgttttcacctctgtccatttgaattaattgaatcatttttcaagcaaaataaaagattaaaaagagtAGTATAAAGAGATAGAAAATATTAAACTACAAAAGGATGAACCTATGACAAAATTTGTAAAGTTTAAAACcataaaaaatttgaaaatataaaatatatagaaatagaaTAAGTACAACTATAGTTTCACTTTACTTCACAGTGAAACACATTCCTCCAATTTATTTATCTGACATTTAAAACTGCTCATTTCTTTGCAGATTCGACGCCAGctaataatatattatacatttttatcgAAGAGATTATTGCTTTCATATTCTGCAGCAGTAATAATCAAGTATTTTATTATGGTAATAAATAACTCTGACATTGGTCATTACTTTGCATTATGACCTTCTAATAATCTTTTTGTATGTGAGTGACACCCACAGTGATCATTATAAGAGAGAACACTCATCCAGGCCATCTCTTGTTTTCACTGCTACCATTGGGTAAAAGCTATCGGAGCGATCATAGcactcatttatttgttttgagtCTACCTTGGTCTGCTGGGCCTTGGGACAAACTGTGTGTAGGTCAGACCAACAAAGAAGCGTGTGTGTCTCAAACTCACCACTCTGGGATCTGCACTCTTCTCCAGCAGAGGAATGAGACTCTTGGTGAGGATGTAAACACCTAACGGACaaacgaggaggagagaaagaacacTTTTCACATCTATCCCAAATTTTCCTCACACCTCATACACTGACCTTCCACTTACCCAGGACGTTGGTGGCGAAGCTCTTCTCAAGCCCCTCAGCATTCACATCCCTCTCACCCATGATGGCACCTGCATTATTGATCTACAAGATGAATAAGtggtttttctttctcataCGAATGGAAAAATGCAAATAATAATCTGTTTATGCAATAATATGGtcatatatgaaaatatataactGATGCCACTCACCAGTACATTTAGGGTCTTGTACTTCCTCTTAAATGCCTCAGCAAACTCCCAGACTTTCTTGGTCTCAGACAGGTCCAGGATGTGGACATAGACCTCCTGTAAAGACAGCAGCCATTTCCAACACAGAATAATGTATCGTCTGGGGACACAGAGTCGATCTGAAGGTTGTTTgtccttaaaaaataaaacagatctgTTGAGAAGTGACTCATACTGTACTTTATTTCCCGTCTCCTTCACAATGTCAGCCCTGGCCTCCTCTGCCTTGTCCTTGTTCCTGCAGACCATGTGGATGGTTCCGCCTGCGACACAGACAGAATAAATATCATTCTCACATATTGTGTTGTACCAGCTGAGGTCAGATCTGCTCAGCACGTCTTCACTTGCCTGTGATGAATCCAATTTGATATGATCACTATATGAGCTACACTACCAGAATGTAAAGTATGCTTGGATTTATTTATGTCTGCTCACATTAAATGAGCTTACCAAAACAGACCGGTACATTTATCATCACAACAGGCCCCACAAGCTTATTAGGTATATGAATggatataaatattaaacaaactaaataaatgaataaatagattAATAAATTCCTTTGAGTATTTATATTCTTGGgcaatttgtgaaaaatgcaCTGTAGAAATGTTTCATGCCATTAATTGATGTGCCATGTGTAGTGTAATTGCTTAGAATAGTACTCTGTGAAtgtcttaaaatgtatttgtgaattttctGCTCACTCCttcccctttttattttttaatagttttttatattttaatatcattttctttttccatttccatttagcatgtatgttgtttgtttgtagtcCAGGTTATTGATTATTCCACacgaattaaaaaaaactcaacaaaaCACTActcacagaaataaagaaaatgttcctGGTAAACTAGAAAATCTCAAACACATTGAAAAGGGTGTTGCTTGCCTGTTCTTGTGTTCACATATGAGTGTTTGAGTAAGAGTGGTACCTCTCTTGGCGACGGCCATGGCGGTGGCTTTCCCAATGCCACTGTTGGCTCCTGTTATCATGAAGGAGCGTCCAGCCATGGCCACCTCCAGGTCCTTTTCCACAAACTGCTTGGAGGTGGACAAGAAGGCACTCCTGCAAGACAGCATCACCCTTCACTTCATCAGCAGCCTGATTATCTGCACTTCTGTACCACTCACATCCATCAATACCTCTGCATCCCTGTGTGTGAGGTACAGGTATCACCAGAGAGGGTGACGTCAGGTCAAGGGTTTATGTATGACAAATAACAGTTATGGTTAAGGTGAGAGAAAgtacacagaaaataaatgtaaatcctctgaggtgtgtgtgtgtgtgtgtgtgtgtgtgtgtgtgtgtgtgtctgtgtgtctgtgtgagtgtgtgtgtgtgtgtgtgtgtgtgtgtgtgtgtgtctgtgtctgtgtctgtatgtgtctgtacgtgtctgtgtctgtgtgtgtgcaggttcgTGTTTGAGGTCAGCCTGCTGACTGTATTTCACTGTACGGATACAATGAAGGATAGAGGGTGGCATCATTTCTGATGAGAAGGGTTTGGGATGTTGGGATGAGACGACTTACAACAgcatctgactgtgtgtgtgtgtgtgtgtgtatgtgtgtatgtgtgtgtgcgtgtgcgtgtgtgtgtgtgtgtgtgtgtgtgataatgtatgtgtgtgtgtgtgtgtgtatgtgtgtgtgtgtgtgtgtgtgtttgtgtgtgtgtgtgtgtgtgtgtatatacgtgGCACCAAGGACCTCAATTCACCCCATTGTCCTTGATGCCATTGTTGAGGGCAGCAGAGGGGAGGGGTACAGGGGACAGGGAGAGGGGTAATACTGAGGCTAAATGCCCGCTCTGTTCACTGGTGTCATGCAGAGAGCTATTAGTGCAGGGTCAGAGCGGGTTGCCGGGCGGCTCTCTGCGGGAAAAGATAACACAGAACAAAGGGGAGAAGGGAAACAATCACAAAAGCACCTCTTCAGACAATTTGGCTCGGTGTTAACTGATGAGGGAAGATGCTTCAGGGCTGAAGCAGATTTCACCGACAGAGCTTCTAGAGCCTTGTTGTGGTTGAACAACCATCTTCTTTCATGTTTCATAAATCAATGATATTGGCAGTGGCCGTTCAAGGTTCAGATATCGGCTACTGCTCTGGAGGTACagcgggtcatccactaacgaaatggttggtggtttgatccccggcaCCTCCCGTCTGCATTCCAAATCGTCTTTGGGCACGATACTGAACCCTAAACCGCCCCTGACAGCTGTACCAACAGTGAGAGAACGAATGAGTGTCTGAACATGTGACCTTGACCTGTACAGTAAAGAGCTGTGACTGactaaaaaataaactgtttactatttattaaattcatttattttctgttggccacattatttattattacttgcTTCTGCTCAGTTAATCCTTTCACATATTTCTTCCAGTTTAACTTTTGTTTGACGATTTGAATTGTAAATGCCTGAGAGCAGATGAGCTTGGTTTCCCTGGTTCTCTCTATTACAGATAATGAGTTAGATTCTATAACAATGTTTTACATCAAATAAATAGATTCTCAGTGTACGGACATTATTACTCAAACATAGAACAGAGGTATAAAGTTTACCCATAGAATGAAACAAACCGACAAGTAAAGAAATCAATTTTTCTATTCTATGGTCAAGTTAAAAATCAAGCCCTAATTTCAGTTGTCTTATTAAACagtttaaaacttttaaaactttttaaagATACAAGTGCCACATTTTATGATTCTGTTTGTTCTGttattctttctctctctttagaaTCGGAAATACAAtgacgtttttttatttttataaaagccACGAGACACAAAGGCAGAAAATGACTCTGGAAATTAGAAAATGTTATTATCAGTCAAGTTAAACCATTATATAAACCATTCAAACTTTACATTCTTCTTCATACAGAGTTTCTTAGAGGATACTGAAGTAATAATAActattttcacacaaacacactcacacagttaaTAGTCCACAGACTCTGCAGTGATGATGAGTCTCAGATAAAGTCTTCTTACCTGGTGAACTCGGTCATTCCCTTCAGGAACCAGGCGGAGTTGCGGTACAGAGACATGGTGTCGCTCACTGAGCTCAGCTGTCTGCTCTGCTTTTACCCTGAACACTGACCACGTGGAGCTCTgctctgtgaacacacacatcaggacacccacccacccagcagccagcagaggGAAGGATGCATTCATTAGTTCACTCatttcagccacacacacacacactatcctgTATCCTAAGACTTCATCTTATGTGACTGAACTCCCTGTAAACTTAGTCTGGATTATGATTGGATGTGTTATTTTATATGCAGTTTGTTCTTGTCTCTGAGTTTCAGCGGATGATTTCTCCTCTCTAAAGCCTCATGCTAAAATATATTCAACAGGAAACATGTCTCATATAGGATATATAATGAAACATACAGGCTACCAAATGGAAACATAACGAAACAACACCCATGTAACTACTAGCTACACCTCCTACACAAATCAGCTATTCTATTAAGCTAACTGGCATTAGCTCACTGACGCTTTGAGCTAGCTGTATTTTGCAAAAATGTCTTAGTTAATTTACTCTTAATTAGTGTCAAAGGCATCTAACAGACGATAATATTGAAGAGAGCAAACAACTGTATAGAACAAAAGTTGCACCCACTTTCCCATATAGACTACAGAGAGGATATAAAGTTAGCGTGTTAGCAGTTAGCgcgtttcatttttatttagctCTTCAAATTGTTGAACGAACTTCATTTGTGCTATTTAGCACCTCAAAGTGTTTACTCATCTCCTGCCTTAGTGTAACTTAGCACATCAAGTAAATCTCATGATTTGAATAAGCTTCTCAAAaactttactttatctgataaTTTTATTTGGCACCTCAACTTTATTTAAGAACTTTTCCTCAAACCTACATATTAGAGAAGTAAAACATCTTCTGCGAATTTGATGCATAACCTCGTGCCTGCAGCAGCTCACTGGCTGACTCACCTGCGTATGTGTGCgttagtgtcagtgtgtgtctgtgtgtcagttgtatcagtgtgtgtgtgtg
It encodes:
- the dhrs12la gene encoding DHRS-12_like_SDR_c-like domain-containing protein, which produces MSLYRNSAWFLKGMTEFTRSAFLSTSKQFVEKDLEVAMAGRSFMITGANSGIGKATAMAVAKRGGTIHMVCRNKDKAEEARADIVKETGNKEVYVHILDLSETKKVWEFAEAFKRKYKTLNVLINNAGAIMGERDVNAEGLEKSFATNVLGVYILTKSLIPLLEKSADPRVISVSSGGMLVQKLRTGNLQSDMGRYDGTMVYAQHKRQQVVLTEQLAKTHTNIHFSVMHPGWVDTPAVANAMPDFHRSMKESLRTPEQGADTVVWLAVSEATAKNPSGRFYQDRKMVPTHLPLAWSHSSPQEELKLMSLLEDLAKTFQPH
- the wdfy1 gene encoding WD repeat and FYVE domain-containing protein 1 isoform X1, whose translation is MAAEIHSRPQTARPVLLNKIEGHSDAVNAAVLIPKEDGVITVSEDRTIRVWLKRDSGQYWPSIYHTVSSPCSCMSYHHDSRRIFIGQDNGAVVEFLISEDFNKMSHVKTYPAHQSRVSDMVFSLESEWVVSTGHDKSVSWMCTQSGSMLGRHYFTAWASCLQYDHETQHTFVGDYSGQITLLKLEKQTYTIITTLKGHEGSVGALWWDPVQRLLFSGASDHSIIMWDIGGRKGRTLLLQGHHERVQALRYLQLTRQLMSCSADGGMAVWNMDTKREEAPQWLDSDSCQKCEQPFFWNIKQMWDTKTMGLRQHHCRKCGKAVCGKCSTKRSTFPIMGFEFPVRVCDACFDTIKEEDRTALASFHEGKHNIARMDMDPSRGLMVTCGSDRIVKVNNSSLIPDNRCMCQTLKPSDSPTKTNQINIIAFTLLLLLLLQAVLNSKEEYIYLLIIINDHFVPDFLFLGFCLNFYFKDLSFFFFDDLTQFLCNRKTLFFYYIKCY